The sequence below is a genomic window from Ignavibacteriales bacterium.
CCTGGTATAATTTTATGGCATAATACTTAAGTGATAGCGAGTCCTGTGTACTATAATTTATTTTGATGAATTCTTCCGCATCGGAAAAATCATCCGGGCTATTAAGTATGAATTTATAAACAGGTTGTGTTAAAGAAGATTCTTCATTATTAAAAAATATAAGTGCTTCGTGTGCAAGCACATCATACAGGGTCGGACGAAGATTTGAATACTGAGTATCGCTGTAGTCCAGAATATCTTCAAAAGTAAGTACAGGAATTTTTTGAAGCTTTTCTTTTTCACTGATTGCTTCCAGGTAAAGCCTGGTAATTTCTTTAACAATCCGATTAAGATCCCAGGTTAAGAAATCTTCATTATCAAAGTTTACTGTTTCGGTTCGTTGTTGATATTTATAGCGATTGTTCCTGTAATATTGCCAGTACATATCAGCAAGAATTGATTTGAGAATAGCTTTAGATGGAAATTCAGAATCGCTGATCTCTTTCTTTACATCATTAACAATTTTAACCTGGCTGTTTTCTTCAGTGTAATTTGCAAATTTAAGCTTGTACAAAACTGATTTGATAAATTGTGGATGTACATTTTCTTTTTTTGATCGTTTATAAATCTTTTCAACTATTTCCAGGGCTGAGCGCGATAACCCTGACTGTTCAAGAGAATCTACCTTCTCCCATAATCCGTCATAATCCGTTTTCTGCGGCTTTTTTATACTATATACACTCTTTGTGTTTGTGAAATCAAGTTGTGAGCTAAATGTGAATGAAAAGAAAATTACCGGAAGGACGACGATGAGTATTCTTTTAAACCGCATACTTCTCTCCCTATTTATTACCCGTGTATTATATAAATTCCGCTAATAACATGAGCGGAAAGTTCAGTAAAGTCAAGCCCTGATTAAAGCAATCATTTCTTTAACCGCCTCATTCATTCCAACAAAAACTGCGCGGGCTACAACAGCCTGACCAATACTTACTTCATCTATATCAGTAAGTTCGCGAAAAATTTTGATGTTGGAATAATTAAGTCCATGCCCGGCATTTACACCAAGCCCGAGCTTTTTTGCATGCTTTGAAGCAACCCTGATTTTTTCAAGTTCATCAAATTGTTCTTCTTCTGATAATGCATTTGCAAAAACTCCGGTGTGAATTTCTATATAATCACTTTCAATCTCTGCTGCTGCGTCTATCTGGTTTATTTCAGGTTCAATAAAAAGTGATATTTCTATTTCATGCTTATGAAGTTGTTTTATTGTATCAGAAAGAAGCTGAATGTTATCAAGAACATTTATTCCGCCTTCAGTAGTTAGTTCTAATCTTTTTTCCGGAACTATTGTGGCGAGTTCAGGTCCAACATCACATGCAATTTTTATAATCTCTTCAGTTGCTGCCATTTCAAGATCAAGTTTTGTTGTGATGAGTTCACGCAGCAATCTTAAATCTCTTTCATTAATATGTCTTCTG
It includes:
- a CDS encoding pyridoxine 5'-phosphate synthase; translated protein: MRFALNVDHIATLRNARGEMQPDPVTAALIAEQAGVDGIVVHLREDRRHINERDLRLLRELITTKLDLEMAATEEIIKIACDVGPELATIVPEKRLELTTEGGINVLDNIQLLSDTIKQLHKHEIEISLFIEPEINQIDAAAEIESDYIEIHTGVFANALSEEEQFDELEKIRVASKHAKKLGLGVNAGHGLNYSNIKIFRELTDIDEVSIGQAVVARAVFVGMNEAVKEMIALIRA